Within Conexibacter woesei DSM 14684, the genomic segment GAGCACGACGGGGTAGGGGCGACGGTCGCCGTGCATCACGGCCTGGGAGATCCAGCGCGACTGCTTGAGATCGTTCTCGATGTTCGCGGGCGTGAGGTTCTTGCCGCCGGCGGTGATGATGATGTCCTTCTTGCGGCCCGTGATCGTCACGTAGCCGTCGGCGTCGATCGACGCCAGATCGCCGGTGTGCAGCCAGCCGTCGACGACGGCTCCGAAGCTCGCGTCCTCGCGCTTGTGGTAGCCGGCGAAGATGTTGGCGCCCTTGATCAGCAGCTCGCCGTCCTCGGCGATTCTCAGCTCGATTCCGGGGAACGGCTTGCCGACCGTGCCGAACTTGTGCTCCTCGGGCGACTGGAAGGTCGAGGCCGTCGAGGTCTCGGTCATGCCGTAGCCCTCGAAGACGGGCACGCCGCAGGCGTAGAAGAACTCGAGGATCTCCTTCGCGATCGGCGCCGCGCCGGATATCGCCTGCCGGACCTGGCCGCCGAACGCGCCGCGGACCTTGCTGAACAGCTCCTCCTCGGCTCGGTCGAAGGCGGCCTGCAGCTCGGCGGGGACGGGCTTGCCGGCGAGCTGGAGGTGCCGGACCTCGACGCCGACGCGGGCCGCCTGCTCGATCTGCTCGCGCGGCGAGTTGCTCGTCACGAGCGTGTAGATCTTCTCGAAGATGCGCGGCACCGACGGCAGGCTCGTGGGTCGGACCTCGGTCAGCTCGAGGATGATCTGCAGCGGATCGTTGGACCAGTACGCGATCGAGGCGCCGACGTCGAACGAGAGCAGCTGGATCAGCAGCGCATAGGAGTGCGCGAGCGGGAGGTAGAGGTAGGTGACCTCGTCCTCGACGACACCGCCGGTCTGCTCGACCATGTCGAGCATCGCGCGGTAGTTGCCGTGGGTGAGCACACAGCCCTTCGGCGGGCCGGTCGTGCCGGAGGTGTAGATGAAGGTGTAGGGGTCGCCGGGCGCGATGGCCGAGTAGCGACGCGCGATCTCGGCGCGGTCGTGATTGTGGCCGCGGGCACGCAGGACGTCGAGCGTGATCGCGTCGCCGAGCTGCTCGGGCGTCGCGTCCCCGGGCTCGATCACGATCACGCGCTTGAGGTGGGGAAGGCGCTCGCGCACCGCGGCGACCTTCGCGACCTGCTCCATGTTCTCGCAGACGACGGCGACGGCGTCGGAGTCGGCGAGCACGAACTCGCACTCCTGCGGCGAGTTGGTCGGATAGATCGGCACGACGACGGCACCGATCTGCGTCGCGGCGAAGTCGACGTAGGACCATTCGGGGCGGGTGCGGCAGAGGATCGCGACACGGTCGCCGGGCTCGATGCGGACGTCGACGAAGCCGAGCGAGATCTCGTCGGCGATCGCGCCGACCTCTCCGAACGTGATGTCCTGCCAGGAACCGTCGCGCTTGACGCGGACGGCCGTGCGGTCGCGGTAGCGCTCGACGGCGAGCGGCAGCAGATCGGCGATCGTCTGCGACCCGGTCGACGCGTCAGCGGCGCTCTGCGTGACGCTGGCCTCCATCACATCCTCCTCCTCGGTGGTGGAACGGGAGAAGGGCGATTCTATGCCGGGCCGCGCATGGCGCGCGCGGGTTCTGGCCGAGTGGCCAGATGCGGTGCCGGGCCGGGGCCCGGCGGCGACCTATCCGGTCGCCAGGGGGGTGGGCGAGGCGGTGACGCCGTACTGCTCGTCGAGGCTCGCGGCGAAGAGCGTTCTGTCGATCCGTCCGTGGTAGATGGGGACGCCCATCTCGAGGCACTTCATGATCACGTCGCGCCGGTCGAGACCGGCCTCGCGCGCGAGCTCGGTGGGCGTCAGGTGATTGGCCATTGGACGTGGACCTCCTGTTTGTTTCGCCGTGG encodes:
- a CDS encoding AMP-dependent synthetase/ligase, coding for MEASVTQSAADASTGSQTIADLLPLAVERYRDRTAVRVKRDGSWQDITFGEVGAIADEISLGFVDVRIEPGDRVAILCRTRPEWSYVDFAATQIGAVVVPIYPTNSPQECEFVLADSDAVAVVCENMEQVAKVAAVRERLPHLKRVIVIEPGDATPEQLGDAITLDVLRARGHNHDRAEIARRYSAIAPGDPYTFIYTSGTTGPPKGCVLTHGNYRAMLDMVEQTGGVVEDEVTYLYLPLAHSYALLIQLLSFDVGASIAYWSNDPLQIILELTEVRPTSLPSVPRIFEKIYTLVTSNSPREQIEQAARVGVEVRHLQLAGKPVPAELQAAFDRAEEELFSKVRGAFGGQVRQAISGAAPIAKEILEFFYACGVPVFEGYGMTETSTASTFQSPEEHKFGTVGKPFPGIELRIAEDGELLIKGANIFAGYHKREDASFGAVVDGWLHTGDLASIDADGYVTITGRKKDIIITAGGKNLTPANIENDLKQSRWISQAVMHGDRRPYPVVLVTLDAEEIVPWAEQQGLPTEIPALAREPKVLELIQADLDTANDKYAQVEKVKKFFILDHDLSQETGELTPTLKVKRNIVNEKYAADFAALYTD